A stretch of the Eulemur rufifrons isolate Redbay chromosome 20, OSU_ERuf_1, whole genome shotgun sequence genome encodes the following:
- the PABPC1L gene encoding polyadenylate-binding protein 1-like gives MNASSSGYPLASLYVGDLHPDVTEAMLYEKFSPAGPILSIRVCRDVATRRSLGYAYINFQQPADAERALDTMNFEVIKGQPIRMMWSQRDPGLRKSGVGNIFIKNLEDSIDNKALYDTFSTFGNILSCKVACDEHGSRGFGFVHFETHEAAQNAISTMNGMLLNDRKVFVGQFKSRREREAELGARAMEFTNIYVKNLQADVDEHGLQELFSQFGKMLSVKVMRDNSGHSRGFGFVNFEKHEEAQKAVVHMNGKDVSGQLLYVGRAQKRVERQNELKRRFEQMKQDRLTRYQGVNLYVKNLDDTIDDEKLRKEFSPYGVITSAKKRRQRP, from the exons ATGAACGCCAGCAGCTCGGGCTACCCCCTCGCCTCGCTCTACGTGGGCGATCTGCACCCCGATGTGACTGAGGCCATGCTCTATGAGAAGTTCTCGCCTGCCGGCCCCATCCTGTCCATCCGCGTGTGCCGCGACGTGGCCACCCGGCGCTCGCTGGGGTACGCCTACATCAACTTCCAGCAGCCCGCCGACG CGGAGCGGGCACTGGACACAATGAACTTTGAGGTGATCAAAGGCCAGCCCATCCGCATGATGTGGTCCCAGCGAGACCCAGGACTTCGCAAGTCAGGTGTGGGCAACATCTTCATCAAGAACCTAGAGGACTCCATCGACAACAAGGCTTTATATGATACCTTCTCCACCTTTGGGAACATCCTCTCTTGCAAG GTGGCGTGTGACGAGCATGGCTCCCGGGGCTTCGGCTTTGTTCATTTTGAGACCCACGAAGCGGCACAGAACGCCATCAGCACCATGAATGGGATGCTGCTGAACGACCGCAAAGT TTTTGTTGGCCAGTTCAAGTCCCGACGGGAGCGGGAGGCGGAGCTGGGGGCGCGGGCCATGGAGTTCACGAACATCTATGTGAAGAACCTCCAAGCGGATGTGGATGAGCACGGCCTGCAGGAGCTCTTCTCCCAGTTTG GAAAGATGCTGAGTGTGAAGGTGATGAGGGACAACAGTGGCCACTCCCGGGGCTTTGGCTTTGTCAACTTTGAGAAGCATGAAGAAGCCCAGAAG GCTGTGGTCCACATGAACGGGAAGGACGTGAGCGGGCAGCTGCTGTACGTGGGCCGGGCCCAGAAGCGGGTGGAGCGGCAGAACGAGCTGAAGCGCAGGTTCGAGCAGATGAAGCAGGACCGGCTGACCCGTTACCAG GGCGTGAACCTGTATGTGAAGAACCTGGATGACACCATCGATGATGAAAAACTGAGGAAAGAGTTCTCTCCCTATGGAGTGATTACCAGTGCGAAG